In a genomic window of Wyeomyia smithii strain HCP4-BCI-WySm-NY-G18 chromosome 1, ASM2978416v1, whole genome shotgun sequence:
- the LOC129716763 gene encoding calcium uptake protein 2, mitochondrial-like codes for MASTALKIVCLVGSGFATALIYTRARDIQQQDRCSQQPELGAGITQLTRSERRFLQFASVEYGRQIYMTPQDFLQSVLERYPVPCLRRRILTQEEISRFQSALSLVQRNSASFFRNATDKGIISFMEYLFLISVLTRPEAGFRLTFSMFDVDGNQRINRKEFLIAQKLLGNTLRQRKVTEDVRKTLGKLEDSKTLTMLQVHFFGKDGNNSLVYEDFHRFMNNLQSEILQIEFGRYSLHGDAISNEDFARILLRYTHLQPHQYETFLRRLHILDNHRQVSYAEFEQFCQVLHNLEDFALAMRTFHSLTGNITREELSRAVRIFSGSGTEIDHPIDIVFAMFDEEGDGRMSYDKFLLVINNRFRYLGDRKLVGWKAFKRCCRREARRD; via the coding sequence ATGGCTTCTACTGCACTGAAAATAGTCTGCTTAGTGGGAAGCGGTTTCGCAACTGCCCTTATCTACACCAGAGCTCGTGATATCCAGCAACAAGACCGATGCAGCCAGCAACCGGAACTAGGAGCAGGCATAACCCAGCTAACACGCAGCGAGCGTCGCTTTTTGCAGTTCGCGTCCGTCGAATACGGTCGGCAGATTTACATGACACCGCAGGACTTTCTTCAGTCGGTTCTGGAACGGTACCCGGTACCGTGCCTGAGACGTCGAATTCTAACGCAAGAGGAAATCTCCCGCTTCCAGAGCGCTCTAAGCCTGGTACAACGAAACAGTGCCAGTTTCTTTCGAAATGCGACCGATAAGGGTATTATTTCGTTCATGGAGTACCTCTTTCTGATATCGGTGCTAACCCGGCCAGAGGCTGGTTTCCGTCTAACTTTCAGCATGTTTGATGTCGACGGTAACCAGCGGATAAATAGGAAAGAGTTCTTGATAGCTCAGAAACTGCTGGGAAATACACTGCGCCAACGGAAAGTGACTGAAGACGTGAGAAAAACACTAGGGAAACTTGAAGACTCAAAAACTCTAACCATGTTGCAGGTTCACTTTTTCGGAAAAGATGGAAACAACTCACTAGTGTACGAAgatttccaccgtttcatgaaTAATCTTCAGAGCGAGATTTTGCAGATCGAGTTCGGTCGGTATTCATTACATGGTGATGCTATTTCAAATGAAGATTTCGCTAGAATACTACTACGTTATACGCATCTTCAGCCCCACCAGTATGAGACTTTTTTACGACGGTTACACATTCTGGACAATCATCGTCAAGTGTCCTACGCGGAATTCGAGCAGTTCTGTCAAGTGTTACACAATCTGGAAGATTTCGCACTGGCGATGAGAACTTTTCACTCCCTAACCGGAAACATTACTCGGGAGGAGCTCTCACGGGCCGTGAGAATTTTTTCCGGTTCGGGGACTGAAATTGACCATCCAATCGATATCGTTTTCGCGATGTTCGACGAGGAGGGCGATGGTCGGATGTCGTACGATAAATTTTTACTTGTTATCAACAACCGTTTCCGTTATCTGGGAGATCGTAAACTGGTAGGATGGAAGGCTTTCAAGCGCTGCTGTCGACGGGAGGCGCGAAGAGACTAA